In Salinibaculum sp. SYNS191, the genomic window ACGCGCTCGCTCTGGGTTGGTGAGTATCCAGATGCACCCATGGATGGCCTTTTCGAGAACCTGTACTCGACTGCTGAAACCCGCTCGACAGATATCTCGATGCACATCCGCCCGCGGAATACGCAGGCCACGCTCAGCTCGCTGGAGAACAAGATCGAAGACCTGCAGGCGGATTTCGAGTATCTCTCCGAGAAACACCGGGCAGGTGCCCGAGGCATCAAAAAAGACCTCGAAGACCACCAGGACATGTACGACGTGTTGCGCAACACGTCGATGAAGGCCTTCGATACGTCAATGTACCTCACCGTTCGCGGGGATACTCGCGAGGAGATTCCCTCGGAAGGCGTCGTGAATACGGCCCAGCGCTCGCCGGCGAATCTAACGCCCGTGACGCCGCGGTGGTCACAACTGGAGACGCTCATTTCTGCGAGCCCGGTGGGGGTCAATCGCCTGAACGAGTCACTCGATGCCACCACGCCGATGCTCGGCGGTGCCGTTGGCGCCATGTTCCCTTTCGTCGCCGGTGCTGTTGCCGAACCCGGCATCGAATACGGGACGTATGCGTTGAATGAGAGTCCCCTGATTCTGGATCGCTTCAACCGCGAGACGGGCTACTGTACGATGGTGATCGGCAAACTCGGGGCTGGCAAGTCCTTCTCGACGAAGCTCCAGCTCGTCCGTCGGGCGATGTACGACGACGAGACACTGCTCATCATGCTCGACCCACTCGCCGGGTTTGCGGGTGTCAACGACGTCCTCGGCGGCGAGCGTATCACTGTTGGCGGGACGCGTGGATTCAATCCCCTGGAGTTACAGCCCACGCCGACAGACATCCTCAAAGCCGCTCCCGACCTGGACCCGTGGGGCGAGCAGATTGCGTGGGTGATGACCTTCTTCGATACGTTCTTCGCCCACGTTGCGAACAACCCGCTGAGCGAGCAGAAACAGACGCTTCGCCGGGCAATCCAGCAAGCCTACGAGAATCAGGGCATCACGCGTGACCCGGCAACGCACGACCGCGAGTCACCAACAGTCCGGGACGTTATCTCGGTGCTCGAAGACATGCTCGCGGACCCGGCCTCGTTCGGGTATGCCACGGCTGGCGAGCAAGAGAGCGTCAAAGACGATGCACAGTCGCTGTTGAAAGACCTCCGACCGTCATTCCGCGAGGACGGCGACCTGGCGAATCTGGCCGAGGCGACGGAGTTCGATTTCGACTCGAACGTGATGTATCTCGACTTGCACCAAGAGGAGGGCGCCCGTGGACGAACGGAGACCAGCCTGATGATGTCGGTGTTGTTCAACGCAGTCTACGAGCGTGCAAAACAGACGGAAAAGCGTGTCATCTTCGTCATCGACGAGGCGCACTATCTGATGAACGATGCCACCTCGTTAGAATTCCTGGAGACGGCCGTGCGCCACAGCCGCCATTACGACCTCTCTCTGCATTTCATCACGCAGACCGGTGGGGAGTTCGCACTGACGCCGGAAGCCCGGACCATTGCGAGTCTGTGCTCGATGACGCTCATTCATCGCGTCGATGAGGAGGCCGAGAAACTCGCGGAGTGGTTCGGGTTGAGCGAGCGGGAGGTGAATTGGGTGCGAACGGCGAAGGCAGGTAACGACGAAGACCAGTACTCAGAGGGCTTGCTCGGGATCGACGAAGAGGGCTGGTTTCCGTTGCGGATTCGCGCCAGTGCGTTCGAAGCTGCCGTTATCTCGGGTGAAGAACGGATCGAGGGGACTAGTGCGACTCCAACAGATTCGAACGACTCGACGACGGTGGACGTTGGGACGAACGGTCACCGGACCGATGGGTCGAGTGTCTCACCTCGGTGAATGCAACGAGAGGCATTGAGGAGAGACGCTGCTAGACGAGGTTTGTCTCCGTTCTCTCCATCATCTACAGGCGGAACAGGCCGAGTGCCTCGGGGTCGTACGGAAATCTCCGAGGTCCGTGATGACGAGACGCCGAAGGCGTCTCGAACCACTTGACCCCGAGGCGGTTCACACGCTGTTCGAGGAAAGTCTTAGTGTCTCTCGCCTCGAAGCGTGGGTAGCGCAACTCGACGTCAAAGACGCGTATGAACGACTCAAACGTGCGTGAACGCCTCGACACGAAGCACGAACACAACCGCGAGCAGCGCATCGAGGGAATCAAGCGCTGGGTCGATTATATCAAATCTGAACCGCCAGAGAAGTGGGGCCCACAGCAAAACACCATCGTCAACGAGCAACTTGATGCGGCCCAGAGCGTCCAGACGTCAGCCTCTCATCAGCAACATGTAACGGACGTAGCGGCAGAAATCCTCGCAGCGAGCGACGCGTCTGACGATTCGACGTAGTTGATATTCTCCTCGCCATTTATTGGTAATTTCCAACCCCACGTAACTGACCACCTCTTTGTCACTGCCAAACCGAGTGAGTTCGCTCACCTCTGCGTCGATCATCGGCGCCATATTGTATACCGTTACGTATATTCTGTATCGTAACGTACTAGATTGTAACGATGAAGACGGTCACCACGCGCATCCCGGAAGACGACGAGGAGGCACTCGCCGAACTTGAGGAGGAGATGAGTGCCGACCGGTCGGAGGTGCTGCGCCGCCTGATCCGACAGGGACTCTCCGACTGGCGAACAGAGCGGGCACTCGACCAGCTCCGGGAGCACAGCATCACGCTACGGAAGGCAGCGGAACTCGCGGACGTATCGTACGTCGAGATGTTGACCCTCGCCTCTGAGGAAGGCATCGACGTTGGGTACACGACCAACGACCTCGAACGTGACCTCGACCGAATCTAATGGTTGTCGTAGACTCGTCCGCGTTGATTCCGCTCGCATGGGTCGGCCGGCTCGATCTCATTTCGACCACCTTCGACGATATTCGAACGACAGAAGAGGTCCGGGAGGAAGTCCTCACCGAGGGCAAGCGCGGTACCGCGGTGCTCGACGAATTTCTAGCGGACGTCGCTGTTCACGACACGCCAGCCGCGGCCGAGGACGTAGCGTCGATGGAGGGAATAGCAGTGGCCGACGCGTCGGTGATCTTGCTGGCAGAGGCTGACGAGGAGATCCTCCTCGCCAACGACAAGGGGCTGATCGAGGTTGCCCGGAGTCACGGCGTCGAGTGCTGGTGGGTGACGACGTTGCTTCTCAGTTGCACCAAAGACGGGCAATTGACAGCAGACAAAGCGACTGACCTCCTATATGACCTTGTAGACGAGGGAATGAACCTTCATCCGACGGTCTACGCACAGGTCCAGAAGAAGCTCCGCGAACTGGGGGACTGACTGCGAGTGAGCGACCCGTCCACCTCATTTTAGATTACACGGTGGCTCAGAATAAGCGCTCGGTCGGTTTGATAACGGTTGATCGAGAATACACAGAAGATTCACCAGCAAGGACCGATACTGCAGGAGACGCCCGCTACCGCTACGCAGCCGTGGTGTGAGAGCTAACTAGAGACGAACGATCCACCTCATTCCTTCCGAAAAGTAGCCTCGATGAGCCACTGCTGTCACCAGTTCGTCTCCTAACTAAAGACGAATGGGTGGGGTAGTTTACAGGCTGTCGAGGCGAATGCCACGGGGCTTGACCCCGAGGCGGTTCACTCTGAGGGGACATCACTTGTGGGTGCAGGATTCGTCGCAGTTGCACCGTGACTGAGCGTCAGCAAACTCAACGAGATACTGGTGAACTTCTTCGGCCAACTCGTGCATCGCCTCGGCGAAGTCCCGTCCAGGTCGGTCAATATCGTAGTAAAATCGCGAGCGGTGCTCGGAGCGAAAAGCGTCGATCCGACCAGCAACCGCCTCGTCAGAAAAGATATTTCGGGCCGCGATATCGTCGAACACTTCCTCATGTTTCCTGTAATCTGCTGACTCCGCCGCCGTCATCTCGACGAGATAGAACTGAAATGATCGCTCGATGGCATTGAACGAGAGCTCGACGATGCTCACGTGGTTGTTCGTCCCCTGCCGAAGCTGGCGGCACGTTCCCAGCATAGCACACGCTTTCCCGAGCTGGATATCAGCGTCGTCCTCGGCTCGCTGCCACGAGAGCGAGTCCTGTGCCGGGCCGGTTTCGCCGTCCTCCAACAACTGTTCGACACGCTCGAGTGCGCCGACGACATCACGCAGACCCACCGTCGAACACCTCCTGTTTCACCGCGTCGAGCGCCGGCGAGTCTTTGAGCGTCAGTCCCTCGGCGAGCACGTCGCGGATTCGGTCATGAGTTGCGGCGGACTCTCGGGGCTCGACGACGATGTGTGCTTCATACCGCTCGCCGTCGAACCGCTCGTCGGCGATCTCCTGTTCGATCGCGTGGGCCTCCCGCTGGGCCTGCATCCGGTCTTCTTCGACAACGACAAACAGGTCGATGTCGCTTGTCCGATCGGCAGTACCTCGCGCGACGCTCCCAAAGAGGACGACGCCGATGTCTGCGGCAATCTCCTCTTCGAGTCGGGTGAGAATCGCTCTGACGGGTGCGTGGTACTCCGGTTGGGGAATGGTCGTTACGGGATCGTCGGATTTGACGAGCATTGCTGGATCCATCCGGACGGCGTTCGCCCGACCGGACCGATCGACGGTGATCACGCCAAGTGCCTCGAGGGCATCGACAGCGGCATTCACGCCACTCAGTCCTCTTCCCGTCACCCGATGCAGTTCGCGGTTTGTGAAATCCCGATCTGGATTGTCGACGAGGATGTGCAGGACATCGGCAGTTGCCCCGTGCCGGAACGCCTCTGGATCACCGAGTGGCACGGGAAGGCGAACGTACGATCCCTCCTTCGCCCGTCTACTTTGAACCGCTTCAGAGTTCATGAACTGTATTATGGTTCAAAAAGGTAAAACCTTGCTGGCCTACACCACCTTGAGCAGATATTTCGCAAATCGCCTCGGGGTCAAGTGGTTCGAGACGCTTCGCGTCTCGTCATCACGGAAATCGTAGATTTCCGTACGACCCCGAGGCTTTCGCGTGGACTCCCATTCTATGCCTCAACCGAGGCAGGGGGGACGTACTCCCCACTCACGTTCAGCGTCCCGCGATTCAAGGGATGTACTCGCACTCGACGCGCCCGTCTACGGTTGAGAGGGAACCGTGGTCACGGTGGAACGTCGCACTTCGCTTGTCGTACACCGCGCTGTCTGCCGAGAAGTGCGGTTGTGACGTGTTCTCACCACGTTTGAGGCGTTCGACGCCACTTTTGATGGCTTCGACCGCCCTGCGAATCCCTTTCTGGACGAGGTTCGCGGTGAGGTCAGTTTCGTCGCGGAGGTGGTCGTAGAGTGCGGTTTCGGCTTTGGCCTTGGAGGTGACGTGGGAGCCGTCGTCGCCGTGCCAGCACCATTCGCTCGCGGTGTTGGCGCAGTGTTTGAACTGCTCGACAGTCTCTCGAAGCGAATCGTCGGCTCCTTCGGGAGTGTCGAGTTTGATGACGGCGGTACGGCGGTATTCCACTGTATCTTCACACGTACGGTAGCAGTTACTTATACGTCGGGAGTCGGCCTGCCATCGTAGCGTGGTTTGTGTCGTCTGGTGTCGGCTTCCTCCCCGACCTCAAGGGTCGGGGCATCCGCCTCGTACCGCCTGTGAAAAGACGGCCGTCTGGATGCGCCTGATTGACTTGCTGGCGTGGCGAGAGAGCAGTCACCGGCGGGGTCTCAAGCGTTCACGAGTTGCGAGAGGTCTTTAGCGGTCGCTTCTTCACGATACTCGTCGTAAAGATCGAGTGCCCATGTGCGGGCGCGGTCGTCGTCGGTATCGACGAAGGTCCGTAGCATTCCCGTCTCAGCGTCGTAGCCACCGAGGCCGATTCGGTCGTCGAATATCGCAAGTCCGAACGGGAGGTTCGAGTGAGTCGAGAGCGTCAGACGGCCACTGTCGGCTACCTCGGCGATGTCGTCGGGGTATTCCTCGACGATCGACTCGACGACAGGCGGCAGGTAGATCATATCGGTCTCCATCCCGCTCAGTATCGCCTCGCGGATATCCGGGACGATGATGGGTGCGATTGCCGTCGTATCGAAGCCCCGAAGCGTCCCCGAGGCGGTGACGAGGTTGATGAACCGTTCGACCGGTGCGTACGGGTTGGTCGGCTCAGTCACAGTCACTGTCGCCTCGGCAAAAAGTTCGATTTCGCCCGGGAAAGCATCGACCGTTTCGAGAAACGGCTGCATGCGACTGGCGGCCGAGATCCGTCGGCGGTAGGTGCTAACCTCCTCGGCAACGGTGTGACCGAAGACGGTGAGTACGAAGTCGTTTCCCTGCTGGTCGACGAGATCAGCTGCCTCCAGTGCCCGGACCAGTCGGTGTATCGTGGTTCTGGATACATCGAGGGTATCCATGAGTTCTCGACGGGTCATCGAGCCGTCGCGGAGTGTCGCGAGTGCATCGGCCCGCTTGAGCGCCGCGAGCGGAAGCCCATCGTCGGCATCCACTGACGGATTGGTGACCATTGACCTAGCAATTGCGCACGTATTCATAGCTGTTTCGACAACTGGAACGCGTTCCATACCCCGGATTCCAGGCGTCGGATGGAAGCTGACACGGGAGGTGCATATAGGAGATACCCGGGAGACTGGTAGGCATCAATGTCGGTCATGGACGTTCTCGATTCCGATTCAGGTATAATTTCTGCGCTTGCCGTGGCGTTCACGGCACTTCTGGTTTGTGTGAGCATCGTCGGCCCGGCCGGGGCAACCTTCGGTCCCGACCCGGTCCAGGCGCTCGATCAGGAGACGGCAGTCTCGTCATCAGCGGCGCTCGTCGACCCGACCGCGACCACCGCTTTCGGTCCCGGTGGTGGCGTCCTCAGTGCTGTGATGACCTGGCCGACACTCGACGCAGGCGACTGGGGGACCCTCGGCCGCGACCCGGGCCGGTCAGGGTACAACCCGAACGCGTCGGGGCCGACGACCGACCCCGACCCACGGTGGATCTACGAGTTCGAAAACGACGACAACGATATCCCGACCGTCGCCGCGGACGGCCTCGTGTTCGTTTCCGGCCAGGAGAGCCTCCGGGCGGTGGACAACGACACCGGTCAGGTGGTCTGGAACCATTCGGGCCTCGACATCGAGTCGGTCGCGGTCTCTGATGGCGTGGTCGTCACCACGGAAGTCGCCTACTCGGGCGACGAGATCCGCGCCTACGACGCAACCACCGGCACGGAGCTGTGGAACGAGACAGCCTTCCAGGCCGACGCGACCGTCGTCTTCGACGGGACGCTCTATGCAACCCGCGGGGAGTATCTCTACGCATTCGACCTCCAGGCCGGCGGCGAGCGCTGGTCGGTCGACGTCAACGAGGACGTCTCGAACGGCCTGTCGGCCGCCGATGGAACTCTCTACGCGACGGGGATGATGAACAGCCGTGATTACGCGGTCTACGCGCTGAACGCCTCCGACGGAAGCGAGCGCTGGCGGTTCGAGATGGAGGGGCCCGTCTCGATGCACCCGGTGGCCGTCGATGGATCGGTGTACGTGGGGGCGGGTTCCGAACCACGAGACTCGACCAACGGGGCCTACGATCCCAGGTTCTACCGACTGAACGCGACCGACGGCCACGTTGAGTGGATCTTCGACGCGAATACGAGGCCTCACGGCGCAGCGGTCGCAGACGGCTTCGTCTACCTCGCCGCGGGGAACACGATTCACGCACTCGACGACGCGACCGGCGAGCGCCAGTGGCTCCATCGACTCGACGGGAGTCTCGAGTACGGGCTGTCCTACACCCGCATCGACGCCCTCGCACCCGCCGTCGCCGATGGCGTCGTCTACGCCCTGAACGACCGCGGCCACCTGGTCGGACTCGACGGACTCGACGGAACTGAGCTGTGGAGCTACCGACTCGAGGGGCAGGCGACCCGGCCCGCAGTGGCCGACGACCGGGTCTACGTCCACGTCAGGGATACCACAGACACCACCACGGACTACTCTCGCGTCTACGCGCTAGAGGACCCACCGTTCCAGTTCTCGGGGTTTTCCCTCTCGAAAACGGCCGTTGCGCCCGGTGAGGAGTTCACCGCGACCGTGACCGTCGAGAACGTCGACGACGAGAGTCGAACGTACAACCTCTCGCTGATGGCCGACCCGCCGCTGCCCGTCGACTGGTGGGCACTCGACGACGCGAACGGGACGCTGAACCCCGGGGAATCCAGCCAGTTCACCTTCGCGGGCCGGTTCAACGTCTCCGGCTCGTGGAACGTCTCGGTGAAGCGCGCGCTGGAACCCGACGCCGCGGTCGATCCGGTGACTGTCGAGGTTGTCCACCCCACGCGGGACGACGACTGGGCGCAGATCGATTTCGACGGCGGGCGCTCGAAGTACAACCCCGACACGTTCGGGCCGAAACAACACCTCCAGGAGGTCTGGAACCTGACGGCCTTCGACGATACGGTACAGCCGGTCATCTCCGACGGCACGGTCTTCGTCGTCCAGGAACCGTACGTCGACGGGACGCAAGTCGAGGTTGTCCGGGGCTACGACGAGACGACCGGCGCGCTCGAGTGGGAGTTCAACGTCTCCGCACAGAACAGAGTGCTGGCCGGGTCGCCGACCGCGGATAACGGCACGGTGTATCTCTACGCCACGCCGAGCGGCGCGTTCACGAGCGAGAACGTATACGACGCCTCCGTGTTCGCCCTGAACGCGAGCGACGGAACCCTCCGCTGGAGACATGACACTCCGATGAACTACTCCCGGATCACTAACGACCGCGCACCGGTGGTCGACGACGGCCTCGTGTACGTCGCAGGGGCCCGTGTGGACGGGACCGACGACGAGAACGCGTCCGTGCTCGCACTGGACGCCGGTACCGGGACGACAGCCTGGCGCTACGACGTGAACGGCGACGGCACCACCGAGGCGTTCTACACGGTCGCAGTGGAGAACGGAACTCTCGTCGCATCGCTCCACGCACAGGACGCCCCGTCCTCTACCTCGTATACCGACCGCCTCGTCGCGATCGACGCGGCCAACGGCGGGTTCCAGTGGTCGACGAGTGGTCTCACCGTCGACCTGGTCGACCCGCCGGTCGTCCGGAACGGCACGGTCTACGTGGTCAACGAGAGCAGCCCCGAGACGATGTTCGCGCTGGACCTGGCTGACGGCAGCCAGCAGTGGGAGTTCGTCCCGCCAGACCAGAGTACCGAGACGGACACGTGGCGGATATACGACCCGACCGTCACCGACGACGGGGTGTACGTCCGGCAGATGATGCTCGACTCGTTCCCCTACACCAACGAACTCTACCGCCTCGACCCGGCGACCGGCGATATCGTCTGGAACACGTCGACGCGGAGTCTCACCACCCGGTTCGTCGTCGACGGACTCTTCTACGGCGGTGACGGGCAGTACACTTACATCTTCGACGCCGAGACCGGCGAGTACTACAGCCGCACCGACCTCGGGTCCCGCGAGCGCGGGAGCGTTCAGGCGCTCGCGAACGGGACGATGATCGTCTACGCAGATTCGACCACCCCGAACGACTTCCGCGTCCTTCGGGAGGGCGGCATCATCGAGTACACCGACCTGTCCGTGGACCAAGACGCCGTCACCGAGGACCAGAACGTCACGGTGACCGCGACGGTGACGAACGTCGGTTCCGTTGCTCGGGAGTACGACGTGAACCTCGACGTCGCACCGGATTCGTTCTCCTCTCACTACATTTGGAACTCCGCGAACCGGGAGGGGCTGCTCCAGCCCGGCGAGAGTGCGACGGTCACCTGGGTCGTCGAACTCCGTGAACGTGGTGACGCCGTGTTCGTCCTTCGGCTGGTCGACGACCAGGACATGGCTCGTCACATGTACGACCGGGCGGGCAGCGCCACTGTCAACGTCGGGGACGGCCGTGACGGCGCAGTCTACGACCTGGGCGGCCCGCGCGACCTCGCTCCCGACGTCGGCTCCTGGCCGACGGCGAGCTACGACGCCGGAAACACCGGCAACGCGTCCGGAAACAGCGCTCCGACGTCGGTCAGTTCGAACCCGGTGACCTGGTGGGTGAACCACTCCTACGAGTGGACCAGCGGCCCGACGCTGGCGAACGACACTGTATTCGTCGGTGGCTACAACGGCGGGGACGATTCGGTCTACGCGTACAACGCGACCGACGGCTCGCTCCGCTGGCAGTACGCAACGTCGAACGACATCGAGGTTCCGCCGGTGTACGCGGGCGGCTACCTCTACGCGGTCGCCAGTTACGGGAAGGTCTACCAACTGAACGCCACGACCGGCGAGCGCCTCTGGACGTTCGAAGCGGGCGACGACGGCGGCATTTCGGTCGTCGACAACGTCGTCTACGTTGCCGGAGAGACCTCCAGCGAGAACGTCCTCTACGCACTGAATGCAACGACACGAGAGATCCTGTGGACGTTCGGCAAGCCCTCCACTGGCTACGGAATGGCAACACCGGCCGTCGTGAACGGGACTGTCTACGTGACCCACTCCGGTCAGGCAACCTACGCAGTAGACGCTGCAACTGGCGTCGAGCAGTGGAGCCGGCCGATAGCTAGCTCCGGATCGAGTCTCCACTCGCCCGTCGTCGAGAACGGCATCGTCTACGTCGACGACACTTGGCACAGCAGCACGAACGCGAACATCTACGCCCTCGACACGGCGGACGGCAGCACCCTCTGGAGCACGGCCGCGAACGTCGACGGTTACACCGGGTCCTCGCCCGCGCTGGCGAACGACACGCTGTACTTCACCGCCGACGGTGCAATCCAGGCCGTGAACGCCAGCAGCGGCGACTCGCGGTGGACCAACACGGTCTGTGTGGCCGCAGAGCACTCACCCGTGTACGCCGACGGCGTCGTCTACGTCCCGATGAGCGACAGTACGATTCAGGCGTACGACGCCACCACCGGCGACCTTGTATGGCGCTACGACGGGTACGATGGGGAAGCGTTCTCGCCGGCTGTCGTCGGTGGCACGCTGTACGCGACGGGCCTGGAGAACAGCGACTACACCTACTCGCTGATCGCGCTGGCGGGCGGGGCGACCGACGAACCGAAGACCCTGTTCGATTACTCGGGGCTCTCGGTGTCGAGCGCGAACGTCACCGAGGGCGAGCAGGTGACAATCTCCGCGACCGTCGCGAACCGCGCCAGCACGTCGTGTGACTACACGGCCGAACTCTCGGTCGACGGCTCGGTCGTAGACAGTACGTCGGGGTCGCTCGGATCCAGCTCCTACAACTACTACGAGACTGTTGAGTTCGACTACTCCTTTGCCAGCACCGGCACCTACAACGTCACCATCGCGGACCTGCCGACGAAGCAGGTGACCGTCACCGGCCCACAGCCCGACATCGCTCCCTCGAGAACGAGCTACGACTTCGGCGACGTCAACGAGAGCGAGTCCGTCTACGCGTTCTCTCAAATATACGTCAGAAACGCTGGAACCGCTCCACTGAACGTGACCGGCGCGACGATCACCGGGCCGAACGCGTCGGCGTTCTCGGTCTCGACGACGAGCGGTATCGTCCAGCCGGGTGACGTCCTCTGGATCTCGACTCTCGGGGTGCAGTCGTCGACGCTCGGCACGAAGCACGCGACCCTTGAGATTGCCAGCAACGACACGGACACCCCAGTCGTCGATGTCGCGCTCTCGGCGACCGTCGTCGGCCCGCCCGAGGTCGACGTCTCCCCGACGAGCGTCGACTTCGGCGACATCGAGGTCGGGAACACGTCCACGGCGACCGTCACGGTCTCGAACGTCGGCGGCTCGGACCTCTCGTTCGATGGCGCACAGGTCAGCGGGACCGACGCGGCCCTGTACACGGTGGTCGGCGGGGCCGGGACGACGACCATCCCGGCTGGCGGGACGCACGACGTCACGGTCGAGTTCGCACCGGTCGCCACCGGAGCGACCAGCGCAACCCTCGAAATCGCCACGGACGACGCCGACGAGGGGACGGTGAGCGTTGCATTCTCCGGGAACGGGACCATCACGACCGCTAACCGGCCACCGGTCACGGTCTCAGACCACTACACCGTCGTCGAGGGTGAGTGGCTGAACGTCTCGGCGCCGGGTCGACTCGCCAACGACCTCGATCCGGACGGCGACTCCTTCTCGGCGTCCCACCACGGCGATGTCGACAACGGCACCCTCTACCGGTCGACACAGGACGGCTCCTTCCAGTACAGGCCGGACCCGGGCTTTACTGGCACTGACTCCTACGTCTACCGCGTCCGTGACGACGACGGCGCGTACTCCTCGTTCGCCCCGGTGACCATCGAGGTGTTGCCGGACCCGAACCGCGAGCCGGTCGTCGTCGACGACCACTACTCGGTCCACGCCGGCGAGTGGCTGAACGTCTCCGGGCCGGGTCGGCTCGTCAACGACTACGACCCGGACGGCGACTCGTTCTCGGCGTCTCACCACGGCGACGTCGACCACGGCACCCTCCACCGGTCAGCCCAGGACGGCAGCTTCGAGTACAGGGCCGACCAGTGGTTCACCGGGACGGACTCCTACGTCTACCGCGTCCAGGACGAACACGGCGCATACTCGAACTTCGGCACCGTCACCATCGAGGTACTCCCGCCCCGGAACCGTGAGCCGG contains:
- a CDS encoding PQQ-binding-like beta-propeller repeat protein — translated: MSIVGPAGATFGPDPVQALDQETAVSSSAALVDPTATTAFGPGGGVLSAVMTWPTLDAGDWGTLGRDPGRSGYNPNASGPTTDPDPRWIYEFENDDNDIPTVAADGLVFVSGQESLRAVDNDTGQVVWNHSGLDIESVAVSDGVVVTTEVAYSGDEIRAYDATTGTELWNETAFQADATVVFDGTLYATRGEYLYAFDLQAGGERWSVDVNEDVSNGLSAADGTLYATGMMNSRDYAVYALNASDGSERWRFEMEGPVSMHPVAVDGSVYVGAGSEPRDSTNGAYDPRFYRLNATDGHVEWIFDANTRPHGAAVADGFVYLAAGNTIHALDDATGERQWLHRLDGSLEYGLSYTRIDALAPAVADGVVYALNDRGHLVGLDGLDGTELWSYRLEGQATRPAVADDRVYVHVRDTTDTTTDYSRVYALEDPPFQFSGFSLSKTAVAPGEEFTATVTVENVDDESRTYNLSLMADPPLPVDWWALDDANGTLNPGESSQFTFAGRFNVSGSWNVSVKRALEPDAAVDPVTVEVVHPTRDDDWAQIDFDGGRSKYNPDTFGPKQHLQEVWNLTAFDDTVQPVISDGTVFVVQEPYVDGTQVEVVRGYDETTGALEWEFNVSAQNRVLAGSPTADNGTVYLYATPSGAFTSENVYDASVFALNASDGTLRWRHDTPMNYSRITNDRAPVVDDGLVYVAGARVDGTDDENASVLALDAGTGTTAWRYDVNGDGTTEAFYTVAVENGTLVASLHAQDAPSSTSYTDRLVAIDAANGGFQWSTSGLTVDLVDPPVVRNGTVYVVNESSPETMFALDLADGSQQWEFVPPDQSTETDTWRIYDPTVTDDGVYVRQMMLDSFPYTNELYRLDPATGDIVWNTSTRSLTTRFVVDGLFYGGDGQYTYIFDAETGEYYSRTDLGSRERGSVQALANGTMIVYADSTTPNDFRVLREGGIIEYTDLSVDQDAVTEDQNVTVTATVTNVGSVAREYDVNLDVAPDSFSSHYIWNSANREGLLQPGESATVTWVVELRERGDAVFVLRLVDDQDMARHMYDRAGSATVNVGDGRDGAVYDLGGPRDLAPDVGSWPTASYDAGNTGNASGNSAPTSVSSNPVTWWVNHSYEWTSGPTLANDTVFVGGYNGGDDSVYAYNATDGSLRWQYATSNDIEVPPVYAGGYLYAVASYGKVYQLNATTGERLWTFEAGDDGGISVVDNVVYVAGETSSENVLYALNATTREILWTFGKPSTGYGMATPAVVNGTVYVTHSGQATYAVDAATGVEQWSRPIASSGSSLHSPVVENGIVYVDDTWHSSTNANIYALDTADGSTLWSTAANVDGYTGSSPALANDTLYFTADGAIQAVNASSGDSRWTNTVCVAAEHSPVYADGVVYVPMSDSTIQAYDATTGDLVWRYDGYDGEAFSPAVVGGTLYATGLENSDYTYSLIALAGGATDEPKTLFDYSGLSVSSANVTEGEQVTISATVANRASTSCDYTAELSVDGSVVDSTSGSLGSSSYNYYETVEFDYSFASTGTYNVTIADLPTKQVTVTGPQPDIAPSRTSYDFGDVNESESVYAFSQIYVRNAGTAPLNVTGATITGPNASAFSVSTTSGIVQPGDVLWISTLGVQSSTLGTKHATLEIASNDTDTPVVDVALSATVVGPPEVDVSPTSVDFGDIEVGNTSTATVTVSNVGGSDLSFDGAQVSGTDAALYTVVGGAGTTTIPAGGTHDVTVEFAPVATGATSATLEIATDDADEGTVSVAFSGNGTITTANRPPVTVSDHYTVVEGEWLNVSAPGRLANDLDPDGDSFSASHHGDVDNGTLYRSTQDGSFQYRPDPGFTGTDSYVYRVRDDDGAYSSFAPVTIEVLPDPNREPVVVDDHYSVHAGEWLNVSGPGRLVNDYDPDGDSFSASHHGDVDHGTLHRSAQDGSFEYRADQWFTGTDSYVYRVQDEHGAYSNFGTVTIEVLPPRNREPVAVADTYSVSQGETLVVDAPGRLANDYDPDGDSFSASHHGQPSHGTLHRSAQDGSFEYTPDPGFTGTDSYVYRVRDDRGAYSSFARVTIEVVDDNREPVVVEDHYATLEDEWLNVSAPGRLANDYDPDGDSFSASHHGDVDNGTLHRSTQDGSFQYLPNQSFTGTDSYVYRVRDARGEYSTFETVSIEVIDSTATDPVAVADHYTVTEGESLTVASPGVLLNDLDPRNHSFDTPLRGSPNDGSLDWFRADGAFRYTPDPGFTGTDSFVYLIENANGNRSQYATVTIEVLPDSDTTANRDPTVVDDTYTVVEGEWLNVSAPGRLANDYDVDGDSFSASHHGDVDNGTLHRSVQDGTFQYRPNPGFTGTDSYVYRVQDEHGSYSNFGTVTIEVVPDPSATGNRAPVVTEDRYSVYAGEWLNVSAPGRLANDLDPDGDSFSASHHGDVDNGTLHRSAQDGSFQYRPDQGFTGTDSYVYRVRDEHGAYSNFARVTIEVLPEPNRDPVVIEDDYAVLQGETLSVGAPGRLANDYDPDTDSFAASHHGDVDHGTLTLSATDGSLEYTPDPGFTGVDSYVYRVRDDEGAYSNFETVTITVVDASTTGNADIAVATDTLDFGSVPAGTTETATFTVANVGDLNLTVDGATLSGPNASDFAVVGGNATAVLGYGGTNTFTVAYGPTAPSTANATLTVHSDDPDEPTVGIALSGESNDDAAPTIHAVNLTGASVNSSRPDGSVVYENETVAVEVDVTDAYSSIQSVDVTLDAASMGGERTVAATEDAPSGNWTAAVDLDGLAQGRYDVIVEAVDERWNSRIVETNHTVVVDRSVPRLSASATRLNATHANVTVTASEALRPGTLDVEVDPPSGSAFSVTMTDAGDAWNGTFALAGDGQYGLSASAFDLVSYQGADTATARFATESTVNNTITVRMQPSGLFVRFNTNRSVNNTFVTMTESKVPVKPLVRGQAGLAFLDAELGTKLTGNLTYATIGIPVNPSLLPSGADEEDVTFRYFNETRRQWTPVTTTIENVTLNGTTDRYWVATVTHFSTYGAVTTDTMPPSITSTSPTDGAELPAGTTTATLRVAFEDLLSGVETGETAVLFDDMPVTGDPATSITSDVVEFAAAGLTDGSNHEFEVTVQDQAGNVHTETVAFSVATAPSSGGSSGSPSSGGTSGSTSSGGSSGSPSSGGSSQPPSSIGSAPADDPESSIAVLADKDGFRVEVRDAAANELLSTAVTDGALGSTGVSVEHLSLGFASGGDHDLQVTGGPTPSGTTFPPAAGTAIASLTVPDANVTTATIRFSLTQEILTARDASVGDVRLYRLAGSEWVAVDLRPIDRSGPDPVFEATVTDLDSLVVATRGSDVSSPTETPATSTDNGVQPPEATPDPATPTVDATPSFQSPTETGTPVPDEQPTPGATGPGFGVVAALAALLTVVLLRTRL